In the Vanacampus margaritifer isolate UIUO_Vmar chromosome 9, RoL_Vmar_1.0, whole genome shotgun sequence genome, TgcagtgaaagaaagaaaaaaaataatttacagctGGGTTTCTATTTGCTGACCAATGAATTCACTGCATGTCGTCTTTAAGTAACAACATTGATTAGGACTCTCAATGGAGGCAAATGTCAAGGCagtcaatatttaaaatcaaacgCTTTGCCACTTAGCATTCCAGGCTAGATGCAAAtttgatgctgttttttttcccccctcacttTGAGCATCTTGGCGCACTCGTCCTCAGCCAATTTCCTGTTAAGCACAACCACGGCTCTCTCCAGGTCCTTCCTTTGCTGGTAGATGTTATTCTCCCTCTCCTTCAGCCTCTTCAGCGCTTTCCCTCGCTCCCGCTTCAGTCGCTCCAGGTCCTTTTGCTCCTCCTCATCCAGGAAGCGATGAAGGTTCCCGAACTCGGCTCGGATCTCTCGTTCCAGTCCGTCGAACTGGCTCTGAAAGAGCACACAGAAACACGCCGGCCGCAATGCTAGCTACACGAATCAGAGCCACTTTTGGATGTTGAACTGTTTTCTATTCAGAAAAGATGAATAATTGAGTAAGAAGAAGACTGTACCTCTTGTTGTACTGCGTCTACGTACGCCTCGCTCTCTGCCTCCCTGCACTCGTCCACTTCATGCTGGATTCTTTTAATAGTCTGGATAAGTTTTTGCTGTAACGCAAAGAATCGTGGTGCAACGATTCGCATCTGTACCGCCTGGTATGCTATAAGGCGATACACTATGCCAGTGGTTCTAATAGGGATCCCTGTGGGACACCGTTGGtagtgaagaaggtatatttaaatcaccaactgagggatgtagttaatccataactttttgcgtgtccaataaaccaactggtgagatgagaaatgaacagagtttcctgcgcaggataattcttagaggagatctcctgttgcaccattgaatcaaactccgacaagttctgatcaacaatgcacaccctcctctcgaagggccagccttttattacaattcagtctccaagcagaatatctctcccttcatgaatgagcaaatgtgttatacagttgaaggacatgtcaaacaatagaactcttagtgcagttgcagctgtcttcgtctctagccaaaatatgtatattttcaaggcacttttcatattcttcttcataacaaaatctcactttatcatttgacccaaaagcaccaatgaccgtgactaatggaaaagcaaaacaagttctgttcaagaccacaatgtacgtgtacaaaataaaacaagaaattctggaccaatcagtgtatagcaaaatcaagggcgaaaatatgttttcgtacaaagtgatgagaaggaacttttctagactaaataatatggtcccagctttaacccagaacatacgaggtcaacatcatgtgccctgctcaggacacaagacactttgacaaacttaaaatgaagaattaaatgttcatgatcagtaacaataatcgatatatgaaaataggtattaaaatgttataatatccttcagtaGGTAAGAAGGTACACATTTTGATTGTCAGTTTTATACTATTATTCTGTTTTACAAGTCCAGTGTGTTATATATCATTTGGAATAAAAATCAAATCGGGTTTAGCTAGCTATAGCAAGGCAAAGTAAGTATTTGGGGGTACAAAAGGAGGCAGGTAGGAAGTAAGGTAGTCAGTAGATTGGTATGTAGGTCAGTAATGGTGTTAGCTCGGTGGATTTCTTACCTTGTATTCAGGGAGAAGGCCTCCGTTGAAGATGTTCTTGTTGTGCTTTCCGTACATTCCAGTTAGCTTGGACGCAAAGCAAAAGTGAGAGGATTCATACATGTAAACAGAGAAAGTGACAAAGTAGTAGACtcgagtgtgtgtggggggggagggggagggggggcaggCCACATAAATGACAAGCTAAAAATAACAGAAGACAATACATAGAATGTTCCATTAAAAAGACAGGGTGGTGGATGGAGGGCTCCGGGTGAGGCAGGCGTCATGTGATTTATGGCAGCAGACAAAGAGGGAAGAGGCTATTTTGGGCATCGAAAAACAAACGGGAGCGACAAATTACAGAGTGGCACGAATTTGCTCGGCAGGTTCGAATTTGTCAAGCTGCCTCATCATCGATCACCCGTCAAAGGGGGAGGCGGGTGAAGTAATGCGGTGAAGCCTGGAGCCATTACGGCGCTTTTTACTGCCCCCGAAATGACACTGCGGCATTTTAGCAGGACTCCCATCTGGATGAATCCTTCTAAAAATGGCAGACAAGGCAGACAATATGAGCAGAAAAGGTCATGTTTGTGGTTTTAAGAGACGGGACGTTGTCAgtatgggtgtgtgtgtgtgtgtgtgcaagaggGGTGGGTTGCCATGCCGACGAGCTTTGTACTGTATCTGAGGAATTGCCACCGGCCTGCCTCATTCCTCTTCTCCAttcttttcctccattttaaatgcattaagTGTACACCTTTCATTGATGCTGTGCCTCCGCCTTCCCTGCACGCACACAATCATGCAGTGAGGCAGCATTTGCACCCCCTGCAAGATTCTCCCCCATCTATAATTCATGCTGCAGGGTGCTGCCAAGTGTACAGTTGTGGTCCGTGCAGCAAATTCACCATGAGGCAGCTGTACATGGGACATTGGGACGCCACTAAAAGCATCCAGGCCACATACAGTGCCGGGGGAAAGTATTTGAACCCTTCTTGATTTCGCTTAGGGATGACAAGCTCATTTTTAATGTCGAACGAGCAAAacctaaataaaaacacaatgcaaTTCAACAGGATTTGAAAAGGTAATTGGTATGTTGCTGTCTTGATAAATCAGGAGTTAACGCTCATTAACCACATTTATTGGACAGCTGAGTTGAGTTTCACAGGCCACACTCAGGCCTGATTATCACCAGATTTGTTGAACCAAGAAACCACTTAAATAGTATCCAAGACCTTCATCAGCCAAGCTGAAAGCATAAAGTCGGGAGGCTCCATGAGGTGCAAATAATGATTATTTAATACAGGGGACATTCGCTATTCGCGGGGGAAAGGGACAGGGTTGgcaaaaatgtatatactgtattgtttaATCTAATTGACACCCATAAATGCAGTGGGGTGGGGTATCCCAAACAATTCTTAAATAATTGGGGATAAACAGTCAATAAGctaaagagaaaataaataaaaaataaagcgagagagagagagagagagagacagagacagacagcgagagacagagagagagagagagaccgtgAGTTTGATAAGTATGATATAAGTTAATACTCATCTACAGTAATTGTAATAAATGTACGTAATTTTATTTGTGAGTATGTGCAGTGCACCTAATGTTGTGTTCTTATCAGGAAGGAAAAGACTCATCCGTTTTTAttggtaataaataataaagattgataataataaaaaaacattacattttgaagTATTTCTTTGCAGAATTTtctacaattaaataaaaacaataaaaacaaatggctCTGTTTTTTCCTACGAAAACATGACGTACGATGACGTCAAGACTTAGCGTAAACAAAACCATGTCGCTAAGCCACACGCGAGGAAGAAGTATGATAGCATGATTCTTCCGAATATCCTTCAGCATTGCTTTTAGCTAGCTTTTATTaatgcgctagcataaaaagcaataaaaaaagaaaaacgctgAGCAGCGttttagatttttcaaaatctttccGGGGTGTATTTTGAGCCAGTTTAGCGCGTCTGCTAACTTGTTTAGCTAGCTTAGGCTAGCTTGTCCTGAAAGGTAAGTCTGAAATTGCATACCTATTACTCCTCAATTCATACTTATTGCTTAAGTATTTTAATAACATACATAGTTATTATGTGGCTAAAGGTTTCGTTGTTAATGTGCATGGTGCATTTCAGAAATGAACGGCCAAGCAGACGTCGAAGTCGACTACAAGCGAAAATACAGGAATCTGAAACGAAAGTTGAAATTTCTGGTTTATGTAAGTATTAAAGTGATACTTCGTATGTAATTTCTGTAAAGACAAGTATTCAGAAGACGTAATAAGCACTGTTTGTTCTTCTTCAAAATAGCGAGTTAGCCCACTTCTCAGTGGCTCAAATGTGAAATGCATTACTTgccaaaaaaagtaaatcataatttgcacattttgcagACAAAATAGTTTATTGCCTTATACAAAAAGCAAGCTACCATTGGCTTGGGCTTTTTATGCCACCAAATTAAGGTGTTCCCACAAAGAATAAGGTGTAGAAAGTACATGTTCCATATGTGTAGAGAATAAAGTGTCAATCATGTACAAATACTgcttaaaattttacttaagtacagttaagaagtatttgtacttatttATGTCCCACTGCGGGTATTACAAGTATTTTGAAGATGTTTTTACAgattaatagtattttttttttctttctaggaACACGAATGCTTCCAAGAGGAGTTGAGGAGGGCACAGAGAAAACTGCTCAAAGTGTCCCGGGACAAAAGGTGTGTGTTATATTTTATACacaatgtccacaaaattggaTACGCTGACTCAGTGAAAGTACACATCCACGTTCATGTTCATCAAGTTGTGCATGGCAAAATAAATTTATGGAAAAAGAGAAGTGTACTGTTcagccaaacaaaaaaaagaaatacccacactcattttgtgttttttcagcAGATTTGTgtctattcatttaatttttttgttaaactgcAAAGACAATTAATACACGACCCCCAtacatttgattacatttgatgacgtattttgtgtatttcagCTTCCTTCTGGACCGCCTGCTGCCGTATGAGAGAGTGGATGAAGACTCCTCAGGTAGTTAACTTGAAACACTTTATGGAGAAATCTCGCtgttaaaatgttgtttgtgcTCACATTTTCAATTTGCGTTTTTTTTAGATTCCGACGCTACCGTGTCCTCGGACAACAGCGAGGGCGAAGTACTCCGGGAGAGGGAACGAGAACGGGAAGGAGCAAAGAAGTAAGTTACACaatacagcggtgccttgaTATAAAAGTTGAATTTGAACTGGACTCTTTTGGaatctgttgctaaccaaaacagcagcatatAACAAAGCACATAAACTCGCAGTCTAACAGATGAATtgaagtgttgtttttgtttttgactctTGACACGATTTGATAAGCAACTCCAAttgagtgtgttttgtgtgtttcccAGGCGAAGAAGTAACCCCGGCACGTGCCTGTCAACCTCACCCTCGCCTCATCTCTCCCTGCTGTCCCGTCCCGGTGTACACCCACTGCAGTCCTCCGGCTCCGGAGCTTACCTCAACACTGTGAGTTTACTTCCCCCTCGAATTCGCTCCCATTTTCTCGTATCGCGCCACTGCCACCacttcctcttcatcatcacgAAGCCTTCCTTACCAACAAGttgatttgtcattttatttagcGTCCTTTGTTGCATTATTCATTTTCGTGTTGgtttgttttccatgttttctgTCATGTGGGCTGCTTCcatttgtgtgtacgtgtgcgctCATACTGCGGGGCAGATGCCCTTCCCGCCCGAGTATTTGGCTCCCCCTGCTGAACGAGTGAAGAAAGAGCGGAAAACAAAGGCGCCCAAAAACAAGAGAGAGCCTACCGGGAAGGtgagagatgaaaaaaaagaaagaatcaagcaaaaaaataaacaaataaatctgAGGCCTCTATTAGGTTGttgttttagcatttagctataaTGACCTGATCCGCTCGCTCCCTAATCACTATGcagagatttttatttatttcattttggtgcaCATTAACACAACATAAGGCAAAAATTCTAAGACCCCGCCCCctcaaaaattggcaaaaaattaACAGATTTTTATCTCCCTTGCAAagataaacaaatactaaaggacaaagtaATATACAATAATCAAATGTtgtgcctgtaattcatatctttattgttgtaagtgtaaaaaagttattttatgcattttatatatattagttaATCAGCCTATTAATTGATCATCAGAATTTTATTTAGCCAAAAATAggaatttgagtaaaaaaaaatcatattagtcaggccctattttttaatatatatccTTTAATTATGATTAACAATGACAtcaaattttcatttatttattttggttaacaaaaaatctaaagGTTCATCAACAAAGTATTGaacaaagtaaaagtaaaaatatatttcccacGTCCTCATTGTGGGATGTTGTGCATttcattttgataaaaaaaaaaaaagctacataaGAACAAttaacagatttttatttactgtacactTTTCCATCTCAGCCCCTCCCTCTTggttgttttcatttcagctTGATTGACTTTCCTCCGATTCATTCCGTATTGCGTCCATTCATCCTCGTCCTCCAACCATCACGACAGCCCATCTTTACGTTTTTCCTCTCCTGTCGCCCCCCTGTTGCCAGGTGGTGGCGCCCATGACGGCCAATTACCCAGCGGGCCCGGCGGCGGCTTCGACTGCCGGCGGGCCCTTCAGTTGGGTCCCCCGACAGATGCTGAGCGGGGACGCTGCCGAGGAGGACGGCGAGAGCGACATTGACAGCGACCGCGGAGACGAAGACCGAGGCGAGGGTGACGAAGCTGAGCTCGTCATTGACATCCCGAACGAGTGAGCTCGTCCGTGTGCGTGCGTCTTTGTGAGTCAACATACCGTTTATATGTAAATACAGGAATCCCcagctaaccctaaccctaacccttgccTCCAATATTGAGGAGTTGATGaccccctctaaaaaaaatcaataatttattttatatcctATACTACTAAGATCTCAAAACCTACATAGAATTTTTAAGACATCTTACAACATCAATTTCTAACTGTGCCAAAGCGCCCTTCCCACACGTCAGTTATTAGGGCTCCCCCATGTGGACTGTTTGTAAACTGCAACGTGATTTTTCAAACAACCTCCCATGTAAAGAAATCAGCTTGTCAACCTTTATTGAGGATATTTTGTGCGTGCCAAAAGCTTTTAAGAGAGCCACAAAGTGACTTTGATCGTATTGGTTACAACATTTCAAACATGGTTTAATAAATAGCCTCTGGGcgtcttttaaaataatattgtggCGGCTTTATTGTCGTTATCTATTTTTGCAGCTTTCAAAGCAGGCGTGCCACTTTTGATTCAAAGTtgatcattgattttttttttttttttagcaccgcACCTTCATCCTCGCACCCTGCGACTCATTCGCTATTCACAGACTGCAGACATTAACTGTGATTTAGATGTCAACGTCATGTTTTACTATGGCatatatatagtaaaaaaaaaaaaaggactgaaCCAGAGGGGTGTGTTTGCTGCAGCTTGGCTTGGCTGGATTCCACTAGGAAGAGAACAGTGAGCAGACTGTTTGTATGGCACATGCACACAGAGATCTGCTGCTTTGTTTGCAACAAAGTATAAAACACTGTCTGAATGCGCATTTTTGTAATATTcctaaagatgtttttttttcgggaGTCTGATTCATCAGCTGCATTCTGGATGAGACAGCAACGAAATTACATGTTTAAAAGAggg is a window encoding:
- the ino80e gene encoding INO80 complex subunit E isoform X2, with the translated sequence MNGQADVEVDYKRKYRNLKRKLKFLVYEHECFQEELRRAQRKLLKVSRDKSFLLDRLLPYERVDEDSSDSDATVSSDNSEGEVLREREREREGAKKRRSNPGTCLSTSPSPHLSLLSRPGVHPLQSSGSGAYLNTVVAPMTANYPAGPAAASTAGGPFSWVPRQMLSGDAAEEDGESDIDSDRGDEDRGEGDEAELVIDIPNE
- the ino80e gene encoding INO80 complex subunit E isoform X1, translating into MNGQADVEVDYKRKYRNLKRKLKFLVYEHECFQEELRRAQRKLLKVSRDKSFLLDRLLPYERVDEDSSDSDATVSSDNSEGEVLREREREREGAKKRRSNPGTCLSTSPSPHLSLLSRPGVHPLQSSGSGAYLNTMPFPPEYLAPPAERVKKERKTKAPKNKREPTGKVVAPMTANYPAGPAAASTAGGPFSWVPRQMLSGDAAEEDGESDIDSDRGDEDRGEGDEAELVIDIPNE